CAGCTGGTTCTCGCTCCCGAGGGGTGACGCAGGCCAGCATCCAGATCGAGGCCTTCGTGGCCCCGCTGGCCCTGTGGCTGGGGGGCACGCTGCTCGCCCTGCGGCTGCTGGGCGCGCTGCTGCGCCGCCACGTCCTGCAGGCCCTCTTGCGTCCGGTCAGCGGGCGCCTCTCGGGCATGGTGGCGGCCGCGCTGGAGCGCCAGGGCGGCGTGCTCTCCGCGGGGCGGCGCTGGTCGCGCTGGCCGCCGCCTTCGCCCTGTCGACCTCGGCCTTCAACGCCACCTACAACGATCAGGCGCGGGTGGACGCGATCCTCACCAACGGTGCGGACGTCACCGTGAGCGGCAACGCGGCCGCCCCCGCCGGATCCCAGCTGCCGGCCCTGCGCCGCCTGCCAGGGGTCAGCGCCGCGCAGCCGCTGATCCACCGCTACGCCTATGTGGGCGCCGACCTGCAGGATATCTACGGCATTGACGCGCGGCATTTCACCGAGGTCAGCTCGCTCTCGAACAGCTATTTCAAGGATCAGGGGGCCCAGGCCGCGCTGGCCAAGCTCGCTGCCCGTCCAGACGCGCTGTACGTGTCCCAGGAGACCGTCAACGACTACAACCTCTCTCTGGGGGACAGCGTGCGCCTGCGCCTGCTCAACGCCCGCACGCACGCGTACGGCGTCGTGCCCTTCACCTTCGTCGGCGTGGTGCGTGAGTTTCCCACTGCGCCCAAAGATTCGTTCCTGGTCGCCAACGCCGCCTACCTCGCGCAGCGAACCGGCAACCCGCTCCCCGAAGTCGCGCTGCTGAAGGTGGGCGGTGATCCACAGCCCGTGGTGGACGGAGCCCGCCGGATCACGCAGGCCCTGCCGGGCGTGCAGGTCACCGACCTGCAGGGCGCGCGCGTCCGGGTCTCCTCGGGCCTGACGGCCGTCAATCTCGCCGGCCTCTCACGCATCGAACTGGGCTTCGCCGTCCTGCTGCTGGCCGGCGCGACCGGCCTGGTGCTCGCCCTGGGCCTGGCCGAGCGCCAGCGCACCTTCACCGTGCTGGGCGCCCTGGGGGCCAGCTCCCGGCAGCTTGGGGCATTCCTGAACGGCGAGGCCTTTGTGATCGTCGGCCTGGGCGGAGCCTTCGGGCTGCTCATCGGCCTGGGCGTCGCGCAGACCCTCGTCAAACTGCTGCAGGGAGTCTTTGACCCACCGCCCGAAGGCCTGCTGCTGCCGTGGGCGTACCTGGGCGCGCTGCTGATCAGTGCTCTGGCCTCGACCCTCTGCGCGGTGGCCCTGGCCCGGCGGGCCTCCACCCGGCGCGTGACTGAGGTGCTGCGGGCGTCGTGAGCGCCGCGCTGCCAGGAGGAGCCGGGCCCAGGGCCCGGCTCCTTCAGTGGGCTGGGTTCAGCGTG
This Deinococcus sp. AB2017081 DNA region includes the following protein-coding sequences:
- a CDS encoding ABC transporter permease encodes the protein MDAILTNGADVTVSGNAAAPAGSQLPALRRLPGVSAAQPLIHRYAYVGADLQDIYGIDARHFTEVSSLSNSYFKDQGAQAALAKLAARPDALYVSQETVNDYNLSLGDSVRLRLLNARTHAYGVVPFTFVGVVREFPTAPKDSFLVANAAYLAQRTGNPLPEVALLKVGGDPQPVVDGARRITQALPGVQVTDLQGARVRVSSGLTAVNLAGLSRIELGFAVLLLAGATGLVLALGLAERQRTFTVLGALGASSRQLGAFLNGEAFVIVGLGGAFGLLIGLGVAQTLVKLLQGVFDPPPEGLLLPWAYLGALLISALASTLCAVALARRASTRRVTEVLRAS